In Ananas comosus cultivar F153 linkage group 10, ASM154086v1, whole genome shotgun sequence, the sequence AGGTGAGTACCCATTAGTTAGTCTTGTGGGAATATAAGAATGTGGTGTAATGAGGAAAGAGCTGGGTTACTTAGATAGAATTTCTTAAGTGGACTTAATTTGCTATTATAGGTGAGCGTCTTGATAATAATGATggttgtttatttatttattcttttcccGATGTTGGATGGGTTTTAATTTCCTATGGTCTATAtctctttgttgttttttttttttttttttttttttttttttttNCATTTCTTGATTTACTCTTCCCTAGACTCTTCATTATTACGTATGATAGAAATTGGGGAACATTAATTCGGAGATTTGGATTTTTTCGTAATGAATAAGGAGACATTTTTATGTAGGTATGTATCAAAAGGATGCTACCTATCGTTGGTGTGATGTAGGAAAAGAATTGATTTGTCCTTCTTGATTGGCAACTCGCAGCTGAAGCTATTGAGTTGATGAGAGTATACCCTGTCTTAATGCATGAAAGACGATTCACTTACAAATTAGGTTTTATAGTGCTTATTGTCTTATTGGAAGATTGATCATGTTTGTTTGATCAATCTTCCTGTTTCCACTCTTCTTATTGGAAGATTTGTCCTTCTTGATTGGCAACTCGCAGCTGAAGCTATTGAGTTGATGAGAGTATACCCTGTCTTAATGCATGAAAGATGATTCACTTACAAATTAGGTTTTATAGTGCTTATTGTCTTATTGGAAGATTGATCATGTTTGTTTGATCAATCTTCCTGTTTCCACTCTTCTTATTGGAAGATTTGTCCTTCTTGATTGGCAACTCGCAGCTGAAGCTATTGAGTTGATGAGAGTATACCCTGTCTTAATGCATGAAAGATGATTCACTTACAAATTAGGTTTTATAGTGCTTATTGTCTTATTGGAAGATTGATCATGTTTGTTTGATCAATCTTCCTGTTTCCACTCTTCTTATTGGAAGATTTGTCCTTCTTGATTGGCAACTCGCAGCTGAAGCTATTGAGTTGATGAGAGTATACCCTGTCTTAATGCATGAAAGATGATTCACTTACAAATTAGGTTTTATAGTGCTTATTGTCTTATTGGAAGATTGATCATGTTTGTTTGATCAATCTTCCTGTTTCCACTCTTCTTATTGCAAAGTTGAACTTAAGATTACATGAACAATTTCAAATGCACAATGTTGTGGACTTTGAGTGGCCTTATATTCAATTCTGATCTTTATTTGACTAGGATGATCTCACATAACTTTCACAATTTGTTTCTGAATTCACTTAGTCTTTTTGCTTAAAATAAAATGAGGCCATGAACAATTACTTTGCAGCGGAGCTGGACTACATGTTGGTCATCCCCTTGGATACACGGCAACTGACATTCTCTCAAGATATAAACGCATGAAAGGTTTCAATGTTCTGCACCCAATGGGATGGGATGCATTTGGTCTTCCAGCTGAGCAATATGCTATCGAGGTTGAATTGAAACTTTTTGTGGCAAATGCACTGGTGTAtgccttttttgtttttgggtgAATAACCCACCTCATGCACAGACAGGAACCCATCCAAAGATCACAACAAAGCGAAACATTGAACGATTCCGGTCACAGGTAATTTTGATGTGACTTGTCTTTGTtgacatttttaattttctgtttGAAAATTGAAGATGTTTAATTTCAATATGTTATATCAAGTTTGTCATGTCAGGATCATTTAGACTAAGAGAGACAATTATATGTGGTTAATGCATGTTTGTGCTAGTACGGCAGTTGTTGAACTTTCTGGCTTATTTTTCAATTGTTAGCCAAACAAGCCATTACTCTATGATTTACTTGGatgtttatatctttttttgCAGCTAAAATCTTTAGGATTTTCTTATGACTGGGATCGTGAAATATCCACCACTGAACCAGATTACTATAAATGGACCCAATGGATTTTTCTTCAGCTTCTGAAGACAGGACTGGCATACCAGGTCCTGAAAACTGAACTATTATTTACTCGTTGGACTGCCCTGTTTGCTGTACTTATTATGTTTTGATAGTGTTGTAGTTGTGGTTTATGATGGTTTATGCTAGCATTActtttgatatatttacaaCAGGCTGAGGTACCTGTTAACTGGTGCCCTGCTCTTGGCACTGTTTTGGCGAACGAAGAAGTCATCAATGGTGTCAGTGAACGAGGCGGTTTTCCTGTTATAAGAAAGGTATTCATGGAATTTTTTAGATCGTCttattgtttcatttttttttcattatttcccATTTACCCTTTTTTGATTAGTCACATGTTTGTTTTCAATTACTTAGAAGGCACACTTAgggtcttttttattttttcggctAGATCTTCTGCACGAGTGCTGTTTGAAGGGATGTGCTTGAAGAAGCACTAGTAGCTTTTTCACCAAAATCTTCTTTATAGCTTCTCATGACAGAGGAAGCAGAAGTTTTATATTGGAGTTTTTGCTTTTgaggcaaaaaaaaatcattttagcTTTTGCCTCAGCAATAGCTGGAAactatgggcgtgtttggttcaaaatagGAATTGTAATCGGAATGGGAATCGAAATGGACTGGAATCGAACATGGAATGGTAAAATCCTCCAATATGTTTGGTTTAGAATAACAATTGGAATCAGCATAAGTTGATTCCTATTTTCACCGTTTGGTTGAGAtggaaaaaattttgtttatcaaaaaaataattaaaaaaatatataaaatatgaaaatataaaattaaatttaaaattgagtttgcaGCTCAAaacatagaaataaatttataatttaaattcaaactaagactgaaatattaaatatttacagcaaaaatttaaaatgacaagccaaaattttaaatgtaaattttttttaaaaaatataatttaaaattgagttgacaattcaaaatataaatttgaattccaatttgaatccataaatttaatttaaaattcaaataaaattttaaatttaaaatttgaatgtgaaatttgaatttgaatttgaatttgaatttaaattcatatattaaattcaaaatgctttatgaatttaaattttaatttaagttcaaatcaaaatataaaatgtaaaatttaatttctaaatttaaacttgtagttttaattaaaaattgaatttaaaaagtttcatttaattttaaatcaaaatataaaatataatcagGATATTTTCGTAGAAAGTATTCATCCCGCCTATATTCAATTTCCAATCAGGCCTTCTAGATTGGATTGGAAAATTGGGTGACCGGGGGATTCTTGTTCCATtcgggaattggaatcggaatgggactccgcataccaaacacccacaaacagaATTGTCCAATTCCAATTCTGATTCCTTGGTTCAAATAGggtgaaccaaacacgccctgtATGTTAGCCAAATACTTGGTTTTGAAAACCTTCTACATTCTGGAGTAGATATTCTATTCCAAAAGCCAGGACAATTAAGCACTTAGCGCATTGATTGGAATTACCTTGTTACCCTTTTTTTGTTGCCCAAGTAGCCTATGCGGCAATGGATGCTCAAGATTACAGCTTACGCTGATCGCCTTCTTGAAGATTTGGACGATCTTGATTGGCCAGAAAGCATCAAAGAAATGCAGAGAAATTGGATAGGGCGCTCTGAAGGTGCTGAAATCGAATTTCATATTGTTGATTTTCAAGGACAGGAACGAGGATTACATCTATCTGTCTTCACAACCAGACCAGACACCATCTTTGGCGCAACGTAAATATCATTAgttttatatatgcatatattatgtgaaaaatataatttgaatttagatgtATTTACATTAACACCCCTGCCACgctatttatttgtttatatccTGGCAAAATCTCAATTATCATATAAGCACTTCGAAAATCTTTTCTATACAAAGCCAGCTTCCCTCCTGGAATTTGGATGGCACTCTAAGTTATTACAGCATTTTAGTAGGAATTTGCAACTGTGAGGGGTATATACGAAATTAAGATTTCCCAGGGTTATatatgattttgcagggatatttacGGGAATGCCCCTTTTATGTACTGTTTGAATGATAGTACAATCTTGAACTCTCTCTTATGTTGCAGATATCTTGTTGTGGCGCCGGAGCATTTCCTATTATCGTCATTAATAACCGAGGATCACCGTGAAATTGTATGTTTTCGTCTTTTAAAGTTTAGATTCATGAACActcgaaagaaaataaaaaagaaaattttgcatTCAGGTTGAGGAATATGTAGAGCTGGCTGCAAGAAAGAGTGAGCTTGAAAGAACAGATCTTCAGAAGGAGAAAACTGGAGTTTTTAGTGGTTCGTATGCTAAGAATCCAGCTACCGGAGAAAAAATTCCAATATGGATAGCAGATTATGTTTTAGGAAGGTTTATCTATTTTCATTTCTTTACATTTATTTTGCATTTGTTAGTTATTATACTTTGTGATGGCTGCACAAGTTTTTCTAAGATTGTAATGGTTGGTAACAGACTGCTTAAATATTGTGTAGGAGTTATTATTTGCGTTTTTTTGGCTGGTCCTTGctgtctttttcttttaaagttAACTAGTCTTCTAAGAGTACTTGACTTTTTCATTGTTTTTAGTTTCTCCAATGTGAAGTATCTTTAATGCCATGTCTtgcattttcatatttatttttttttgatattttatatttacaagtTAGTGTGCTcctatattattgatatattggTGTACAGAAATTATGTTGCTTAGCTGTTGCAAAGCTCATTTCAACAAATTAAGAATTATAATCCTTCATTAAGATATCTTAAAATctagcttttatttttggttattttCTTTGTTCATCATTTAAGGAGTTGTTTTAGTGTAATCACTCAAAGTGTTCTTGGAGACAGAATTTTTTCCTAATATGGCAAACCTCACATaacatttcatttttttgtaaAGAACAGTGTCAAATTTGTTATACAGAAAACTGTAGACAAAAATCTGACTTTCAGAATTTTGATATGCAAGTTGACATGTTCTCCTACCTGTACATGTAGTTTCTGTTTGGTGACTAGGACATAGGGTTTGGAGATTACAGAGATTTCACATATACACCCTTGCAAAATTAtctatgtatattttttgtttccCTGTAATGTGTATGCCCTTCAAGAACTTAAATTTGCTTCATATATACCCTTGAACATGCTAAGGTGTCCCTCTTTAAGAAACATTTTCTGAACAAAACCAACCTCCCTCCATGGATTATATGATTTTCAAACTTAGGGGTATCTTTGTAAGAAACTGCAGTTTGAGGGGGTATGCATGAAGTTTCAGATTTTACAGGTTTATAAGTGCAAGTAGATGATTTTGTTTTGATATGTGTGTATAGACCTCTCATCATTATTTCTGTTATTGGCAATCAATTATAAGCTTCACTCCTCTGCTGCAACATCATAATCTATGATTTGTATTCATCATGCAGTTATGGCACTGGAGCAATCATGGCCGTACCTGCACATGACTCTCGTGACTATGAGTTTGCCTTAAAATATAACATACCAATAGTTTGGGTCGTAAAACCATCTGATGAAATTTGCGATCTAAATGAGCCATATGTTGATGATGGTATCATAGTAAACTCATCCAGTTCGGTATCTGGGTTGAATATTACTGGTCTATCTTGCAAGGATGGTGCTTCAAAAGTCATTCAATGGCTTGAGAGTACTAACAATGGAAAGAAAAAGGTGCTTTCATTTGCCCAAATTTGAATCTAGCCCCTAAAGTTTGACTCCGATCTTAAGTCTTGTCCTCACtctaattttaacaatttaaacCCTGAAACTTGACTGTTATTTTGATTTTGTGCGCAGAATTCAAGTTAAGCAATTCAGTCCTGAAGTTTAACCCCgatttcaattttgaaaaaaagaaaagtctaAGAATAGTGCTGACATGGCATCTATTTCAGATAGTATACTAACTGATGGAATTAAATTGTCGCATGCAACAAGCTTCAGGGACAACATTGATAAAATGGAAACTAAAAGGATGAAGTTAAAATTGGAGTCAAACTTTAAGTACTTTAATGTTAAGTAACCAATTCTTTTTTATACTTATTGTGTTGTACggcaatttaaatttgaataaaatccATGCTCAGGTAAATTACAAGCTAAGAGATTGGCTTTTTGCTCGACAACGCTATTGGGGTGAACCTTTCCCTGTAATTTACCTTGATGACACTGATGAAATAGTGCCTCTTTTGGAAAGTGAGCTGCCACTAACTCTTCCTGAATTGGATGACTTCACTCCAACTGGAACAGGAGAACCTCCTTTGGCGAAAGCCATATCTTGGGtatgtttttcttttactaattttgATGCAGGTGTATTTGATAGCGTGCTTCAGAAACTTTTTCATGTAGTTGTAGTTATAGGCTGGTTAGTTTCATTCACTATGATGATTTGTACTTACATAAAATGAAGAAGTGAAAAGATAACAGCAAAATTGGTTAGAGGAAATATAAGGTGGTGAAAACCCAGGATAACATTGACAATTAGCAAAATTTTCTTCTATTGTCATtcgaaggtgaaaaataaaagctGTTATCTTGTATCCCATAGGTTGTTTTATACGTAGGGGTGTAaatgagccgaatacgagcgagctggggttgGCTCGTGTTCGCGAGCTGGCTTGTTAAAGTATGGAgctaaaaaatttagctcgtgttcggctcgttaataaacaagccgaatacgagctagTTCACGAgttggccaacgaacaataaattaaaatgattagattgaatatatataaaaaataaatttataaaatcttatccattagactttgatctaatggttgaaactttacatataaatgagtctttttataattgagcttgtctttatatttttatttttctaaaaattaaataataaaaatatatattatatatataattatttatttatatatataaatataaattaaataaattatataaatataaaatatatgtattcgagctgttattgagccgaacacgagcgagctgaccccagctcgtgttcggctcgtttattaaacgagctgaaaaattcagctcgtgttcggctNctcgtttactaaacgagcgatttgatctcgagctcatttcgagtcgaacacgagttgaCTCACGAACagtgagctggattgccacccctatttACACGTATAACCTTCTtcggaagtttttttttttttggttttttccttatttttccTTTCAAATAACTATTCGGATGGAGTAGAAAGAAGGCATAGTTTCTCTATGCAGTTCTTGCTGTTTTGAAACTCATTTCTCGTCTGCCTTATGTAATATGTCTAAAATGAATTCCATCTTCTTATTTAGGTTAAAACTGTTGATCGTTTATCGGGGAAACCTGCAAGAAGGGAAACTAGTACAATGCCACAATGGGCTGGATCCTGCTGGTAACTTCGTCACCTTTTTGTTAATGGATGGAATTCGAAAaaccatataaaaattaaatagtgtaATGAGTTTTAATTTGTCGTTTCCTCTTACTATTATAGAAGTTAAATAGTGTAACTATTTTCAAATTATGTATCCATTAAATATAAAacttcttatttttaaataacttgTTAGGTACTATTTGAGATTCATGGATCCCCAAAATCCCACTACTCTGGTTGACAAGGCGAAAGAAAGGTAGGgaagatttttatttcatttattctttACAGCCACAAGGAAGGTTTTATTGGAGCAGCTAATATGTTTAATTTATCACCAGATATTGGGGCCCTGTTGACATTTATGTTGGCGGTGCTGAGCATTCTGTCCTACATTTGCTTTATGCGAGATTCTGGCACAAGGTTTTTTCAAACTGTAattaattgatacttaaatttcaTTGAAggttattacaatttatttattatttatttgatttacgtatttattttttgttgaagGTTATAACAATATCTGTGAAATTCTATTTGCCCTTGTATATGCAGTCTCTACACATTCTTTGATTGCCTTTAAGTTTTGCGCAAAATGGCTTAATGTTGATTAGGTTGTATGCTGTCTGAGTTAATCTGAAGAAGTCTGCCAAATACAAGTTAGTTGGCAATGTGTGGCTTGTAATCTAGTAGAACCCATCCACTTAGTTGCTTTTTAGAACACAGTATTTTCAGAGATTACTTGAGCTTAGGGAGTAAATAAATGGTAGAATTTTCAAAACTTAATTATCATTTTACTTCTGCTATGTGgttgtaatttttttgcttCTACTCACCTCTTTCTTTGTTAAATATGCCTTTTAGGTTCTATATGATATTGGCATCGTTTCCACCAAAGAGCCATTCAAGTGCTTGATAAATCAAGGGTTAATACTAGGAGAAGTAAGTAACTTAACTTTCCGAAGCTATCTGTATAATATTATCCTTATTACTTTCTAACTACTGTAGTAATAGGTTGAATATACCGCGTTTAAAGATCAAGAAGGTAGATGGATCTCTGCAGATTCTGCCAGTTCAAGTGAGTATTACCAAGAAAAAGTGCCTGCAGAGAAGGTGCGGTTCAAAATAGACAAGtgttattatactattattgAAGTCGGAAATCGTTTTTATTTCAATTCACATTTCAATTTTTCTTGTAGGTCACGAAGGATGGCGACTATTTTGTGCTAAAAGACAACCCAAACATTCGTTTAAATGCTCGCGCCTACAAAATGAGTAAAAGTCGCGGCAATGTCATTAATCCAGATGATGTCGTTTCTGAATATGGTGCTGATTCCCTACGCTTGTATGAAATGTTCATGGGACCATTGAGGTATCTTTTTCCTCTAGggactatactcttatgagtacagagGCCTTTGTTTTCATTattcgttttcgatgatagcgCTTCCAAATCGAGTATcgataccgttaaacatgatttagagcatttgaaatgaatttcgtaattttttgtaattataataaagtccaagcgggcataaaatgaacggtcaaaatcgatcAGCCTCCTAAAAATAAAGAACCAGATTCTTCaattaagatcggagttattgatttttatgtAGATAGTGAatgaaattttctatcaaaaatttaaccggttttaattcttttagccaccgtttggttgggggttaaggggtggaataaccccttaacccccaatttatacccaaacaccactcttagccaccgtttggttgggggttaaggggtggaataaccccttaacccccaatttatacccaaacaccactcttttggggtggggttagtaaaccccaccccaaaccgggttagtggggtttactaaccccactccccctcccaactttaaccccgcacgcatcccgagctctcacctttttcttctttatcaatcattatctttttatcccacctactccaaccaaacactttttttcactatcctagactaactccaacctccaaccaaacacaaaaaaattttaacaccattttaaccctgaacttaaccctatccctggaatagctactttttcttaaccccgaaccaaacgggggcttACACCATTGAACTAGCAAGCATCCCATACTAGCTGTttaaaatgtttattttgaaatcttttgatcataagttaaataatgtcaaaaaattatgaaatttggtttctagaagtattaaatgctctaaatcatgtttaacgatatGTATTGTAGATTCAAAAGttttatcattgaaaacgatttatgagtatgaaggcgaCCCGAAAGagcatagtagctggactatgtatatatagagaactATGGTTACTATGTTTTCAAAAGTATAGAGGTCTTCATGCTctcaagttgtttttgatgatgggacatTCGATTCCGCAATTGGcgccgttagacatgatctacagtGTTGGAgttatctagaaaccaaattttataatttttagattttgtttgcctagtgaatgagTAGACTTAAAATGaacgaatgaaaaaaaaaaatcataaaaatagtgataaaagacttaaatttcacCTAATTAGGTAAGTAGaatattctattaaaatttcacctaATTTTGATTGTTTACACTGTTGAACTTACAAATGTACCAGTgtaccacatcggccattaaaatagtcatttttaagATACTTCTATCACTTGACAAATGATGttgagaaattataaaatttggtttctagatagttctagtAGCATAAATCATGTCTAATGAACCCAATCGCCGACTCGGATatcctatcatcaaaaacaacttgaaagtatAGAAACCTCCgtgcttttggaagcacagAAGACGTACCCGATAGATATTTATATATCGgtgccaaaaaaataaatatttcatgccatatTGTGTTGGTATACATGTATTTTTATCACTGGCACACACTGGCACGGTATGACATGCATTATATCATATCGTGTTAGCAAGTTTTTGACACAACCCCATatcacgacacttaaatccttgtataAACCCCTCAAAAGTTCAATTCTTACTCAAGTACCCTTAAGTTGGGTGGTCATGCCACTCACACTAGAATTTGCTTTTGCTAAAAATTATTGTGAAGggtcattctttttcttttgtaaattcatggatatatatatatgtaagaaatcaaaattttcatggGCATATCTCCAGGTTGCAAATATTTCAGGGATATATACTTACAATAAATTTTCAaggatatatatgtaaatgGTACTTGTTCTTTCTATATTAAATTCTTGATGCATGAGTCAAGCGCTTGCAAACTAGGTGCAAACCCTGAacatttttgctctttttttcaGAGATTCAAAAACATGGAGTACTGGTGGGATTGAAGGAGTACATCGGTTTCTAGCAAGGACATGGAGGCTGATTGTGGGCCCTCCTTTACCTGATGGATCGTATAGAGATGGAACAATTGCATCCAATGATGAGCCAACCATGGAACAGCTTCGCACTCTTCACAAATGTATTGCAAAGGTCAGATTCCTTTCCTCTTGAACTTAATGATATGATTCGTTTCGTCAGGTCACTTGGATGAACTTAAATCATCCTTTTCTTCgtttaatattgaaaaagaaagtGATGCTTTTCTCACGTAGCTGTAAAATGCATTTGTATAAAAAGTCAGAAGTTAATTTTTAGTTCTAAAACTATTCATACTTCCAAAATTTTAGTGCAAACCTCAAGTCTAACATTGGCCAAGAAAGCAGATTCTGATTTTGGCTAAAACGTACTATGCTGTAAGTATCATGATTTTCACATTGCTGTGCTGATAGTTTACGCATTTACCTGTGAACAAACTGATGAATATCACCTAATGGAACATTGACTATGGAGGCTAAGTTACAAAATCTTGTAGTAGCAGTTTCTGGCAATTTAGCAACAGGTGTGGTTCTTTAACCTCCAATTTATTGAGAAGAAGCTTGCAGGAGTCCACGTTGAGACAAGTTCCTCTATAAGAAGGCACGCTCTGCGATTAGCCTTTTTGCTGCAGATAGTCCCAAAGGACCAAAAATTACAAACTACATTTATTATTGGAAAGTACACTCTGTTTATCCCTAGTTATCACTTTCTCTGTATGCATATGTATGAGCATGTGCGTGTGCATGTGTCTGCACCTGCGTGCATGCGTATGTGCATGCATGTGGGTGCATGTGTGTGGATGcagtatgcatgcatgtatgcCAAAATTTGTTCTAGATGTACAGCACCATAATTTTTATCCATGGGAAATAATTTACTGTCTACATTTAAAGTTGTGAGATGAAGATGTACCAAACTTCTTTGGTTAATTGTTGTGTTTATTGATTTTCCAGGTGGCAGAAGAAATTCAAGAAACAAGATTCAATACTGGAATTTCTGCGATGATGGAGTTCATAAATGCTGCATACAAGGTCTCTTCTATCATTTGAGGCATTAGCTTATTAGCTTAGTATGGGATAAAGTGTTTTTATATCACTATTGTACTTTCTTACTAATGGAATGCTAATTCTTACAGATAATTGTTTTTTTTGTCACTTTCTAAACTTAGATGTAATTTGAAGTAGTATGTCCCTTTGGAGATACTGTTTgcattgttctttttttttgtacactaggttcatatacTTAGGTTCATATATTGTGAAAACCTTGTTGAATACTATTATTCGAAATGTCCAGTCCACTATTTTGTCCAAAGTGATAGATCGATCAGGATTACATCTAATTTATTACTTGTAAGAAGTGATCTGTTGATAAAACCAATTAAATAAGCATAAGTCTCATTTAAAAGGGATCAGTATTTTAATAGTAGAATTGTTTCCTTAGCTCTATTGATCCTTGTGTTCAAATGCTAACCAAAATTTACTTCTCATCTTTTTGATGAAATGCTGGGAACTTGTAGTTGCATCATAATGATTGATAGATGACCTAAAGATCATATTACCCTTTTAATCAAGCCAACAGATTCAATGTATTTCTGTCTAATATTTTCCAGGTTATTCATGCCAAATGACAAATGGAATTACCCAACTGTTATTAACTTATTGTAGTTGATGGTTAGATAATTTGTTTGCTGGTTACTTCatgaaaatattgttgattTGTTTTGAAGAATTATTGATCGTTTCTACtgcatatattttaataaaattttgatagtgaTTATGTTC encodes:
- the LOC109716070 gene encoding leucine--tRNA ligase, chloroplastic/mitochondrial isoform X2 yields the protein MQTPIQPLPPLRTHLLNPQPHLPLLLLLRRPSPLRRSPPPPRYLRARCYGVGGGGGGVEPQKRKKAGAVSAVAAAAAAAYPFGEIEPRWQRFWEEHRTFRTPDEVDTSKPKCYILDMFPYPSGAGLHVGHPLGYTATDILSRYKRMKGFNVLHPMGWDAFGLPAEQYAIETGTHPKITTKRNIERFRSQLKSLGFSYDWDREISTTEPDYYKWTQWIFLQLLKTGLAYQAEVPVNWCPALGTVLANEEVINGVSERGGFPVIRKPMRQWMLKITAYADRLLEDLDDLDWPESIKEMQRNWIGRSEGAEIEFHIVDFQGQERGLHLSVFTTRPDTIFGATYLVVAPEHFLLSSLITEDHREIVEEYVELAARKSELERTDLQKEKTGVFSGSYAKNPATGEKIPIWIADYVLGSYGTGAIMAVPAHDSRDYEFALKYNIPIVWVVKPSDEICDLNEPYVDDGIIVNSSSSVSGLNITGLSCKDGASKVIQWLESTNNGKKKVNYKLRDWLFARQRYWGEPFPVIYLDDTDEIVPLLESELPLTLPELDDFTPTGTGEPPLAKAISWVKTVDRLSGKPARRETSTMPQWAGSCWYYLRFMDPQNPTTLVDKAKERYWGPVDIYVGGAEHSVLHLLYARFWHKVLYDIGIVSTKEPFKCLINQGLILGEVEYTAFKDQEGRWISADSASSSEYYQEKVPAEKVTKDGDYFVLKDNPNIRLNARAYKMSKSRGNVINPDDVVSEYGADSLRLYEMFMGPLRDSKTWSTGGIEGVHRFLARTWRLIVGPPLPDGSYRDGTIASNDEPTMEQLRTLHKCIAKCKPQV
- the LOC109716070 gene encoding leucine--tRNA ligase, chloroplastic/mitochondrial isoform X1 — translated: MQTPIQPLPPLRTHLLNPQPHLPLLLLLRRPSPLRRSPPPPRYLRARCYGVGGGGGGVEPQKRKKAGAVSAVAAAAAAAYPFGEIEPRWQRFWEEHRTFRTPDEVDTSKPKCYILDMFPYPSGAGLHVGHPLGYTATDILSRYKRMKGFNVLHPMGWDAFGLPAEQYAIETGTHPKITTKRNIERFRSQLKSLGFSYDWDREISTTEPDYYKWTQWIFLQLLKTGLAYQAEVPVNWCPALGTVLANEEVINGVSERGGFPVIRKPMRQWMLKITAYADRLLEDLDDLDWPESIKEMQRNWIGRSEGAEIEFHIVDFQGQERGLHLSVFTTRPDTIFGATYLVVAPEHFLLSSLITEDHREIVEEYVELAARKSELERTDLQKEKTGVFSGSYAKNPATGEKIPIWIADYVLGSYGTGAIMAVPAHDSRDYEFALKYNIPIVWVVKPSDEICDLNEPYVDDGIIVNSSSSVSGLNITGLSCKDGASKVIQWLESTNNGKKKVNYKLRDWLFARQRYWGEPFPVIYLDDTDEIVPLLESELPLTLPELDDFTPTGTGEPPLAKAISWVKTVDRLSGKPARRETSTMPQWAGSCWYYLRFMDPQNPTTLVDKAKERYWGPVDIYVGGAEHSVLHLLYARFWHKVLYDIGIVSTKEPFKCLINQGLILGEVEYTAFKDQEGRWISADSASSSEYYQEKVPAEKVTKDGDYFVLKDNPNIRLNARAYKMSKSRGNVINPDDVVSEYGADSLRLYEMFMGPLRDSKTWSTGGIEGVHRFLARTWRLIVGPPLPDGSYRDGTIASNDEPTMEQLRTLHKCIAKVAEEIQETRFNTGISAMMEFINAAYKWENHPKSVIEAFVLLLSPYAPHMAEELWFRLGHSSSLAYESFPEANREYLKDTTIVLPVQINGKTRGTITVDKACSEDDAFRLASRDDKLSKYLEGKTIRKKIYVPGRILNVILDKEKVRS